In bacterium, the following proteins share a genomic window:
- a CDS encoding ATP-binding cassette domain-containing protein: protein MLKTDNLTLHLPENGPAVFDGVSFELNKGEIGFISGPPGSGKTALGLTLCGYLPLWAGSWRLDGGIELFGQPVGQGAPAPETGLILENPYSQLSGLKRNVVHELAFPLECRGVDPADMPSIIDRYAVKLGVGHLLERNIRTLSGGELQRVLVAGALMTSPRFLFLDRPLTEIDTGFRPLLMEIIRAHTHENGGIALIAEDPWLFPAGQYDTEISLGAPVDSLSHENVRHKHVSRHETSSTEGAAALTVEGLSFAYRDGRPVLRDLSFSLGKGAVALVSGPNGSGKTTLAKLIAGILSPDKGAIVLNGRSVSAMKDWEIMSAVGLSLQNPGLHLCRKTVAEELELAVKWGNAPGKYIEILGLERLSGTHPLELSQAEKKRLGMALACGEKRTVLLLDEPTQYQDSEGFSRMVEAIDAFTDGGGAVLVITHDPRMFGAFPEAGIINLG from the coding sequence GTGCTGAAAACGGACAATCTCACGCTTCATCTCCCGGAAAACGGGCCGGCTGTGTTCGATGGTGTCTCCTTCGAGCTCAACAAGGGCGAAATCGGATTCATTTCGGGACCTCCGGGATCGGGGAAAACCGCGCTGGGACTGACCCTGTGCGGATACCTCCCGCTCTGGGCGGGATCATGGAGGCTCGATGGCGGAATCGAACTGTTCGGGCAGCCGGTCGGGCAGGGTGCGCCCGCGCCCGAGACAGGGCTCATCCTCGAAAATCCCTACTCCCAGCTTTCGGGACTCAAGCGTAATGTCGTCCACGAGCTCGCTTTTCCGCTCGAATGCCGCGGCGTCGACCCGGCGGACATGCCCTCCATCATCGACCGGTACGCTGTAAAACTCGGAGTCGGACACCTCCTCGAACGGAACATCCGCACTCTTTCCGGCGGCGAGCTCCAGCGTGTCCTCGTTGCAGGCGCTCTCATGACGAGCCCCCGTTTTCTCTTCCTCGACCGTCCGCTCACCGAAATCGATACCGGTTTCCGGCCCCTTCTCATGGAGATCATCCGCGCTCATACGCATGAAAACGGCGGTATCGCCCTTATCGCTGAGGACCCCTGGCTCTTTCCCGCCGGTCAGTACGACACCGAAATAAGCCTCGGCGCCCCGGTCGATTCTCTATCACATGAAAATGTCCGCCACAAACACGTTTCCCGCCATGAAACGTCATCAACAGAAGGCGCAGCCGCCCTTACCGTCGAGGGGCTTTCGTTCGCCTACAGGGACGGCAGGCCGGTGCTCCGCGATCTCTCATTCTCCCTCGGAAAAGGCGCTGTCGCCCTCGTGAGCGGGCCGAACGGATCGGGAAAAACCACGCTTGCAAAGCTCATCGCAGGCATTCTCTCCCCGGACAAGGGCGCCATTGTGCTCAACGGCCGCTCCGTTTCGGCAATGAAGGACTGGGAAATCATGTCCGCTGTGGGGCTCTCGCTCCAGAATCCCGGCCTTCACCTCTGCAGGAAAACGGTGGCGGAAGAGCTCGAGCTCGCGGTGAAATGGGGCAACGCGCCGGGGAAATACATCGAAATCCTCGGGCTGGAGCGTCTTTCGGGCACTCATCCGCTCGAACTGAGCCAGGCGGAGAAAAAACGTCTCGGCATGGCCCTCGCATGCGGAGAAAAACGCACGGTGCTCCTGCTCGATGAACCGACCCAGTATCAGGACAGCGAGGGTTTCAGCCGTATGGTCGAGGCGATAGACGCGTTCACCGATGGCGGTGGCGCAGTCCTTGTCATCACCCATGACCCGCGGATGTTCGGGGCATTTCCAGAGGCGGGGATTATTAATCTGGGATAA
- a CDS encoding outer membrane protein transport protein — protein MKPAFLVERIHGITRILVVTILAGMAYPAHAQEVSVDNDSGVGARAMGMGGANIAAANDLSAVLYNPAALARLDKIEVQLGINTLKRDVKTTLKSSTEPDGTADTKTDYSGLGSIGLVYPVPTARGSLVFAVAYNHVKDFENRLRIDGYNDTLEGFQTGESVEEGGMGILSLAGALDVSPQVSFGASFDIWTGSYKRDNHLLLNDYRTGSQWSQLDITGVDDDISAWSFKPSVLYHDRNFRLGAFLRFPMQFHITERNYLEWYSRGDGEYFKLYEIIDPTSDFTDDAYIDHMSYTIKAPMQFGFGLSWTALRKTTLGFDFSYENWKQAKLDYPSDYLSDPNYFRDRYRSSMSWRIGLEQRLPFWDMFGRVGYLRQPVLFKGPRSYDEGAPAITVDNERDFITFGLGKQFEDALSVDAAVAYGFWSQKEEPRKDEETQTRFYVSVTYRTPKIFR, from the coding sequence ATGAAACCGGCATTTCTGGTTGAACGTATACATGGAATCACTCGGATTCTCGTTGTCACCATCCTTGCAGGAATGGCATATCCCGCACATGCGCAGGAGGTATCGGTGGACAACGATTCGGGCGTCGGGGCACGGGCAATGGGGATGGGCGGTGCGAACATCGCTGCCGCAAACGATCTCTCGGCGGTACTGTACAATCCCGCCGCGCTCGCCCGCCTCGATAAGATCGAGGTGCAGCTCGGAATCAATACACTGAAGCGCGATGTCAAGACAACCCTTAAAAGTTCGACGGAACCCGATGGTACCGCTGACACTAAAACCGATTATTCGGGCCTCGGTTCGATAGGACTTGTCTACCCGGTCCCGACTGCCAGGGGCAGCCTTGTATTCGCCGTGGCCTACAACCATGTCAAGGATTTCGAAAACCGTCTCAGGATCGACGGGTACAACGATACACTCGAAGGATTTCAGACAGGCGAATCGGTCGAGGAAGGCGGCATGGGCATACTGTCGCTCGCGGGAGCGCTCGATGTATCGCCCCAGGTTTCGTTCGGCGCATCGTTCGATATATGGACGGGGTCGTACAAGCGTGACAACCACCTGCTTCTCAACGATTACCGCACCGGTTCCCAATGGTCGCAGCTTGACATCACCGGTGTGGACGATGATATATCCGCATGGAGCTTCAAGCCGTCCGTTCTCTACCATGACAGGAATTTCAGGCTCGGCGCGTTTTTGAGGTTTCCCATGCAGTTCCACATCACCGAGCGCAATTACCTCGAATGGTACAGCCGCGGCGATGGCGAATACTTCAAACTGTACGAAATCATCGATCCGACATCGGACTTTACCGACGATGCGTATATCGACCATATGAGCTACACCATCAAGGCGCCGATGCAGTTCGGTTTCGGTCTTTCATGGACTGCGCTGAGAAAAACCACGCTCGGGTTCGATTTCTCGTACGAAAACTGGAAACAGGCCAAGCTCGATTATCCGTCGGACTACCTGTCCGATCCCAATTACTTCCGTGACAGGTACCGCTCGTCCATGAGCTGGAGAATCGGCCTCGAACAGCGTCTCCCGTTCTGGGATATGTTCGGACGGGTGGGGTATTTACGGCAGCCGGTGCTCTTCAAGGGTCCACGGTCATACGACGAGGGCGCTCCGGCGATCACGGTTGACAACGAGCGCGACTTTATTACCTTCGGGCTCGGCAAGCAGTTCGAAGATGCGCTGTCTGTCGATGCCGCCGTTGCATACGGATTCTGGTCTCAGAAGGAGGAGCCGCGCAAGGACGAGGAAACCCAGACACGGTTCTATGTATCGGTAACGTACCGGACGCCGAAAATATTCCGATAA
- a CDS encoding ECF transporter S component, giving the protein MLSVTTNTLTRLHGFVIILLAVARAHITGSDTFVEKGPPKNTTVIHDTLKRDTDLVRQINAFDAGLIALGAALNVSIGYLVNLLKLPIYLDSIGTVFVAALCGWRYGAIVGLAALVVLSVTAIPTSMAYAGTAIVIALISSGLARFGFLKNIRATIIGGLILGLGAAAASAPVTTLVYGGVSIAGSDAITALFRAMGYPLWKSVIFGKLLIDPLDKLVTALICFSLVQSLPPRMLERLTRK; this is encoded by the coding sequence ATGCTCAGTGTTACAACAAACACCTTGACAAGGCTCCATGGTTTTGTCATCATTCTTCTTGCCGTTGCCCGGGCTCATATCACCGGCAGCGACACATTCGTGGAAAAAGGCCCTCCGAAAAATACAACCGTTATTCACGATACGCTGAAACGGGATACAGACCTCGTGCGACAGATAAACGCTTTTGATGCGGGACTCATTGCCCTCGGCGCAGCATTGAACGTCTCGATCGGATATCTCGTAAATCTGCTCAAACTGCCGATTTACCTCGATTCCATTGGGACGGTGTTTGTGGCTGCGCTCTGCGGATGGCGTTATGGGGCGATTGTCGGCCTGGCTGCTCTTGTCGTTCTGTCGGTCACCGCCATTCCCACCTCGATGGCGTACGCGGGCACAGCCATTGTCATCGCGTTGATATCTTCCGGCCTGGCACGGTTCGGGTTTCTCAAGAATATCCGTGCGACCATTATCGGCGGGCTCATCCTGGGGCTCGGAGCAGCCGCTGCCTCCGCTCCGGTAACCACGCTCGTGTACGGCGGGGTATCGATTGCAGGTTCCGATGCCATAACGGCGCTGTTCAGGGCAATGGGGTATCCCCTCTGGAAGAGCGTCATCTTCGGGAAGCTCCTCATAGACCCGCTCGACAAGCTTGTCACGGCGCTCATCTGTTTTTCTCTCGTTCAGTCGCTCCCTCCCCGCATGCTCGAACGCCTTACTCGTAAATGA
- a CDS encoding DUF4159 domain-containing protein, with protein sequence MRHGALKLQKVEQSSRLYVLVMFAVVFFTASGVYAQNDSMRPGVVRDSPGSQNIKGSVVLVPVRSSQTGSDNTNILKGLSEGIIKYTDINTSIDQSINFDSPRLLKYPFVYLNTGQGFELLDSEKANLKNYLSSGGFIVLEFDYKAFSGLKKNLPENARLKQIPPDHKIYRSFFNIEQSIFDGDMGERRSGQLMTGPYLTGIWLDDVLVGIYSDKKLGNEWERYWERRTGDGSRMRLGVNLVVYALSR encoded by the coding sequence ATGAGACATGGCGCTTTAAAATTACAGAAGGTTGAGCAATCTTCACGGCTGTATGTACTTGTCATGTTTGCCGTAGTGTTTTTTACAGCTTCCGGGGTTTATGCCCAGAACGATTCGATGCGGCCGGGGGTTGTACGGGACTCTCCGGGAAGTCAAAACATCAAAGGCTCGGTCGTGCTTGTTCCGGTAAGATCCTCCCAGACAGGCTCTGACAATACGAATATTCTCAAAGGACTTTCCGAGGGAATAATCAAATACACCGATATCAACACATCTATCGACCAGTCCATTAACTTCGACTCTCCCCGTCTCCTGAAATACCCGTTCGTCTATTTAAACACAGGGCAGGGGTTCGAGCTTCTCGACAGCGAGAAGGCAAATTTGAAGAATTACCTGTCATCCGGCGGTTTCATCGTCCTTGAGTTCGATTACAAGGCTTTCTCCGGACTGAAAAAGAACCTTCCCGAAAACGCCCGTCTCAAACAGATTCCTCCCGACCATAAAATCTACCGTTCCTTTTTCAATATCGAGCAGAGCATTTTTGACGGCGACATGGGAGAACGACGGTCCGGGCAGCTTATGACGGGGCCCTATCTTACCGGAATATGGCTCGATGACGTGCTCGTCGGTATCTATTCCGATAAAAAGCTGGGAAACGAGTGGGAACGGTACTGGGAAAGAAGAACCGGCGACGGGTCACGGATGAGGCTCGGAGTCAACCTGGTCGTCTATGCTCTCTCACGGTGA
- a CDS encoding energy-coupling factor transporter transmembrane protein EcfT — protein sequence MNSSSGTFLHPSAHLLIALEIMIFSIALPTFPGTGLLLVFFTVSVVIPSRTEFRLTLKFLRILAIGALFLFLIHGVTWEHPGFSYQGILTGMESLTRIAAPVVSVIYLSRRIRSEELFAMLIDYRVPPSVILILFRTIWLVPRLTERMDEVVTAQKLRGMRAETTMQRIRALIPTLNPIFSSMLSEISMNSLIISSRGFIAPGEKTHLVPLRFRPADAAAIALVTFVLGVLWC from the coding sequence ATGAATTCCTCATCGGGAACATTTCTCCATCCATCCGCACATCTGCTGATAGCACTGGAAATCATGATTTTCTCAATCGCCCTTCCGACATTCCCGGGAACGGGGCTTCTCCTTGTTTTCTTCACGGTATCGGTGGTCATTCCCTCACGCACCGAATTCCGTCTTACCCTTAAATTCCTCAGGATTCTCGCTATTGGAGCTCTGTTCCTGTTTCTCATTCATGGTGTCACCTGGGAACACCCGGGATTTTCGTATCAGGGAATACTGACCGGCATGGAAAGCCTCACCCGTATCGCGGCTCCGGTCGTCTCCGTGATTTACCTCTCGCGGCGGATACGATCCGAGGAGCTGTTTGCCATGCTCATCGACTACAGGGTGCCGCCTTCGGTCATTCTCATTCTTTTCAGAACCATATGGCTCGTGCCGAGGCTTACCGAACGCATGGACGAGGTCGTCACAGCGCAGAAACTGCGGGGCATGCGCGCGGAAACAACGATGCAGCGGATACGGGCGCTCATTCCCACGCTCAATCCCATTTTTTCATCCATGCTCAGCGAGATTTCGATGAATTCGCTCATCATATCCTCACGGGGGTTCATCGCTCCGGGGGAAAAGACCCATCTTGTCCCGCTCAGGTTCCGTCCGGCGGACGCCGCCGCAATCGCGCTCGTAACCTTTGTGCTCGGGGTGCTCTGGTGCTGA